The window CAGCCTGTGGCTGATCATCGCCGGTGCGACGGTCGTCGCCTCGGGCACGGCCATCGCGTACTCGGCGCTGCCCGCCCTGGTGATGCGGGGGGTCCCGGTCAGCGAGACGGGTGCGGCCAACGGTCTCAACACGTTGATGAGGTCGATCGGACAGGCCTTCTGCAGTGCGACGGTGGCGGCGGTCCTCGCCAACATCACGTTCCAGGCGGGCGGCCGGACGGCGCCGACGCTCCACGCGTACCAGGTCGTCTTCGTGATCGCGGCGGGCGCGGCGCTGCTGGCGCTGGCGGTCACGCTGCTCCTGCCCGGCAGCCGTACACCTGGGACAGGTACGGTCGGAGAGGACCGCAAGGACCGCAAAGGCGGTGCGCGGACGATCTTGATCGAGGAGGGTGCATGAGCGGCAGCGAGGCCACCGTTCCGGCTCCTTCACCGTCCCCGCCCCCCGCCGACCAGGGCACGGGCCGGGACGCGATCCTGCGTGCGGCGCGACGGGCGTTCACCCAGCGCCCGTACGCCGAGGTGACCATCCGGGGGATCGCCGCGGACGCCGGAGTCAGCCCCTCCCTGGTCGTCAAGCACTTCGGCCGCAAGGAAGAACTCTTCAACACCGTCGCCGACTTCGGCCCGGCCGCCGAGGAACTCTTCGACGCCCCGCTCGACACGCTGGGCCGCTACATGGTGGTGACTCTCGTACGCCGCCGGCGCGAGCTGAAGACGGACCCGCTCCTGCGCGTGGTGTTCTCCCTGGGCAACCAGGACGAACGCTCCCTGCTGCGCGACCGCTTCCACGAGCAGGTCACCGAGGCGCTGATCGCCCGCCTCCCCGGCCGTGAACGCACCCTGCGCGCCGAGCTGATCGCCGGCCACCTTCTCGGCCTCGGCGCCACATTGAGCCTGCACCGCGAGGGCGCGGGTTCACTGGCCACCCCCGAACACCTCGCCGATCTGTACGCGCCGGCGCTCCAGTCCCTGATCACGGGCTGAGGCCGCCAGGCGCGGAGGGCCGACGGTGACGGTATGGTCTGGGCCAATCGACGAGGGGGGCCTCATGTCTGTCCGTACCACCCGCGCCCGTACCCGCATGCGTGCCGCTGCCGGGCTGACCGTGCTGCTGGGCGCGTGCCTGATGGGCTGCAGCAGCGTAGAGACGTCGGACGGGCCCGGGGGCGACGTCCCGTACGTGGCGCCGTCGGCGAATGCGGCGGCCGCTTCCCGGGCGGCGG is drawn from Streptomyces sp. NBC_01717 and contains these coding sequences:
- a CDS encoding TetR/AcrR family transcriptional regulator yields the protein MSGSEATVPAPSPSPPPADQGTGRDAILRAARRAFTQRPYAEVTIRGIAADAGVSPSLVVKHFGRKEELFNTVADFGPAAEELFDAPLDTLGRYMVVTLVRRRRELKTDPLLRVVFSLGNQDERSLLRDRFHEQVTEALIARLPGRERTLRAELIAGHLLGLGATLSLHREGAGSLATPEHLADLYAPALQSLITG